CCAAACAATGTGTCTCGCGCTCTTCACCCATTATCGGAAGGCAGCAACCGCCCAACCAGATTTTACCTTGCTTTTCCGCCTGACCTGCTTCGTAACTGGGTAGTCCAAATAAAATTCGCACGGCTTCTTTTTTCCCGCAGGCGCTGCACCAATACTTCGTGGTCATCTCAGCCAATTTCCTTCGTTCATTACTTTTGCGAGCCGATTCTCTGCTTCTCGGCAGCGTGTGAGCGCATACCTGAGGCAGCGATGGCTTCCGACAGTGGTGGAATATCTTCCTGCAAGGGGGGCAACACATAGCGGGAGATGTTAAGTGTCCAGTCCTCGGTCTTGATATCAGTCAAGACTGACAACACGCATGGCGTCCTGCACATCCTCAAACTTCTCGAATCAGTGCTGGATTTCGAGGGCGTGCTTCGACTCCAGGTAATTCTGTGCCCGACCACGCCGAAATAGTCGCGACGCATCGGCAATCATTACCTTCTTACACCGCTGGGAGGACTTCTTCTTATGCGGTACCAGAATGCAGGCGGTAAGACCGGTACCATAAAAAGATTCGGTGCCAAACCGATGACCGCTTCGACCAGCTCCATTTCCAGTAGCTTCTGTCGAATTGTGCCTTCAGCTCCTTTGCGAAACATCGCGCCCTGCGGCAGCACCACGGCCATGCGTCCTTTGACCTCGGCCATTGACTTGACCATGTGTGTACCCAGGCGAAATCACCAGAACTGGAGGGTGGCAGACCGGCAAAGCTACGACACCTTCGCGATTGACCGCAAAGTCAACAAAACAACCAGGCGCTAGATTCAATGCATCTCGAATCTGCCGGGGGATAGTTACCTGGCACTTGCTAGTGAGTG
Above is a window of Gammaproteobacteria bacterium DNA encoding:
- a CDS encoding hypothetical protein (Evidence 5 : Unknown function); amino-acid sequence: MLSVQSSVLISVKTDNTHGVLHILKLLESVLDFEGVLRLQVILCPTTPK
- a CDS encoding hypothetical protein (Evidence 5 : Unknown function), translated to MVKSMAEVKGRMAVVLPQGAMFRKGAEGTIRQKLLEMELVEAVIGLAPNLFMVPVLPPAFWYRIRRSPPSGVRR